A window of Nitrospirota bacterium contains these coding sequences:
- the queA gene encoding tRNA preQ1(34) S-adenosylmethionine ribosyltransferase-isomerase QueA, with protein MNTADFSYPLPDSLIVHEPAHTRDQSRLLVLNRDGSVRHRRFHEILNYLNKGDILVLNKTKVLRARLQAFKPTGGRLDILLVKHISNGRWEILCPKRYTGKISVNAIKGYVEHGRYLVFSGTKDELLGVGMMPLPPYIKRKPDERDIDWYQTVYASEEGSIAAPTAGLHFTQKLLSFIEKKGVILRYLTLHVGKGTFMPVRANSLKDHRMETEYFEMPSSLISEIKEAKANGKRVISVGTTTTRALEAVMSHRFRGLAVNGFIKGETDLFITPGFEFKALDSLITNFHLPCSTPLILTSAFSGKEKLLSAYKVAIRMGYRFFSYGDAMLIK; from the coding sequence ATGAATACAGCGGATTTTAGTTATCCCCTTCCGGACTCTCTAATAGTCCATGAGCCTGCACATACGAGAGACCAAAGCAGACTCCTTGTCCTTAACAGGGATGGCTCGGTAAGGCACAGGAGATTCCATGAAATCCTGAATTATCTTAATAAAGGAGATATACTTGTCCTTAACAAAACAAAGGTGCTAAGGGCAAGGCTTCAGGCATTCAAGCCAACAGGCGGAAGACTCGATATACTGCTTGTAAAACATATCTCAAACGGCAGATGGGAAATCCTCTGCCCTAAAAGATATACAGGTAAGATAAGTGTCAACGCTATCAAGGGATATGTGGAACACGGAAGGTATTTAGTCTTTTCAGGCACTAAAGATGAGTTACTCGGTGTAGGGATGATGCCCCTTCCTCCATACATAAAACGCAAGCCCGATGAAAGGGACATCGACTGGTATCAGACAGTCTATGCATCTGAGGAAGGCTCTATTGCCGCACCAACTGCAGGGCTTCATTTTACACAAAAACTCCTTAGCTTTATCGAAAAAAAGGGTGTAATTTTAAGATACCTTACACTTCATGTAGGAAAAGGCACATTTATGCCTGTGAGGGCTAACTCGCTAAAAGACCATCGTATGGAGACAGAATATTTCGAGATGCCTTCAAGCCTTATTTCAGAGATAAAGGAAGCTAAGGCAAATGGCAAAAGGGTCATCTCGGTTGGCACTACGACAACAAGGGCACTTGAGGCTGTTATGAGCCATCGGTTTAGAGGGCTGGCTGTAAATGGCTTTATAAAAGGTGAAACTGACTTATTCATCACACCGGGCTTTGAATTTAAGGCATTAGACTCACTTATTACCAATTTTCACCTTCCATGCTCGACCCCACTCATACTGACCAGTGCCTTTTCAGGAAAAGAAAAACTGCTTTCTGCATATAAGGTCGCAATTCGGATGGGTTATAGATTTTTCTCCTATGGGGATGCTATGCTGATAAAATGA
- a CDS encoding PhoH family protein, translated as MEDNLKLIESAFHVLISSRGNKVFIQGEEGPVEQAKGIINELRSISSTGYTLRPEDIKYALRSVSEGHEVSLTELFSKNISVSPKKKLIIPKTEVQKQYVDAIRQYDIAIGIGPAGTGKTYLAMAMAVNALLKNEVSRLVLARPAVEAGERLGFLPGDMYEKVNPYLRPLYDALFDMIEAEKASRLIERGIIEIAPLAFMRGRTLNDSFIILDEAQNTTPEQMKMYLTRLGFNSKTVITGDITQIDLPPDKVSGLVEAEKILSDIEGIKVIYFTERDVVRHRLVQEIVRAYDRYEKQRK; from the coding sequence ATCGAGGACAATCTCAAGCTCATAGAGTCTGCCTTTCATGTCCTCATAAGCTCGAGGGGAAATAAGGTTTTCATACAAGGAGAGGAAGGACCTGTAGAGCAGGCAAAGGGGATTATAAACGAGCTAAGAAGTATAAGCAGCACTGGCTATACACTCAGACCAGAGGATATAAAATATGCCCTCAGGTCCGTTTCAGAGGGTCATGAGGTATCGCTTACAGAGCTTTTCTCAAAAAACATATCAGTCTCGCCTAAGAAAAAACTCATCATACCAAAAACAGAAGTTCAGAAACAGTATGTCGATGCAATAAGGCAATACGACATAGCCATCGGCATAGGGCCTGCAGGAACAGGCAAGACCTATCTGGCAATGGCAATGGCTGTGAATGCACTTCTTAAAAACGAAGTAAGCAGGCTTGTCCTTGCAAGGCCTGCTGTAGAGGCAGGTGAAAGATTAGGTTTCCTGCCAGGAGATATGTATGAAAAGGTAAACCCCTATCTGAGACCCCTCTATGATGCCCTTTTCGATATGATAGAGGCTGAAAAGGCATCCCGACTCATAGAGCGTGGCATAATCGAGATAGCACCCCTCGCATTCATGCGTGGAAGAACGCTGAACGATTCCTTCATAATCTTAGATGAGGCACAAAACACAACCCCTGAGCAGATGAAGATGTATCTTACGAGGCTGGGGTTTAATTCAAAGACAGTAATCACAGGAGACATAACACAGATAGACCTTCCACCTGATAAGGTCTCAGGGCTTGTGGAAGCGGAAAAAATACTTTCTGATATAGAAGGCATAAAGGTCATTTATTTTACTGAAAGGGATGTTGTCAGGCACAGGCTTGTGCAGGAGATAGTCAGGGCATATGACAGGTATGAAAAACAACGCAAATAA
- a CDS encoding SPOR domain-containing protein, with protein sequence MSIKALIGARAFAIVVVAVISGASFTLGFLVGKGVKNPVEVKEELQTPADESLKVPADGEEVTDFKEFETPLQEELQAPINSATLVEPKTVSEKTYCVQVGAFKNKKDAEILKNDLAKKGYKVYVVTSEDKTVHKVRTECLKSKKEAEVMALRLKAAEKIPTFVVEK encoded by the coding sequence ATGAGCATTAAAGCCCTTATAGGCGCAAGGGCATTTGCCATTGTCGTAGTGGCAGTAATTTCAGGAGCAAGCTTTACGCTCGGATTCTTAGTCGGTAAAGGGGTAAAAAACCCAGTGGAAGTGAAGGAGGAATTACAAACCCCGGCAGATGAAAGCCTAAAAGTCCCTGCTGATGGGGAAGAAGTCACGGACTTTAAAGAGTTTGAGACCCCTCTACAAGAGGAGCTACAAGCCCCGATAAATTCGGCAACCCTCGTAGAGCCCAAAACCGTCTCTGAAAAGACATACTGCGTTCAGGTAGGTGCATTTAAGAATAAAAAGGATGCAGAGATACTTAAAAACGACCTTGCAAAAAAAGGTTATAAAGTTTATGTGGTTACCTCGGAAGACAAAACGGTTCATAAGGTTAGAACCGAATGTCTAAAATCAAAGAAAGAGGCAGAGGTCATGGCATTGAGACTTAAGGCAGCCGAGAAGATTCCAACATTCGTAGTAGAAAAATAA
- a CDS encoding SpoIID/LytB domain-containing protein has product MPIDNIQIVLDNTHSGRQKTMRLLIVVLSVFLLAGTSQCFGTETIKVLILDGTFKEIPDTNERLGILDSVKGELLIGYTRYKGNIEVWRGTGGIYLISELPLEEYVEGVVISELSEDWETEAIKAQAVIARTYALYQKSINQNKKFHLTSSVQHQLFSGNNSDTRVSFIVKGTEGEVLTFNGKLIEAFYHSTCGGKTENSEEVFNKERPYLKSVKSECKLSPYQIWNRKIPFSEIEDALGIKGISDIQIRSFTSSGRVKELAIITNSNSVVPATEFRKKLGWKKIPSTDFTLKVDGDLLILDGRGYGHGVGLCQWGAREMARKGKTYKEILSFYYPGTTIELYEYSGF; this is encoded by the coding sequence ATGCCGATAGATAATATACAGATAGTGCTAGATAATACACATTCAGGTAGGCAGAAGACGATGAGATTACTAATAGTGGTTCTTTCTGTCTTTCTGCTTGCAGGCACTTCCCAATGCTTCGGGACCGAGACCATAAAGGTGCTTATACTGGATGGAACTTTTAAGGAGATTCCGGATACAAACGAACGGCTCGGAATACTCGATTCCGTAAAGGGAGAATTGCTTATTGGGTATACACGATATAAGGGTAATATCGAGGTCTGGCGCGGGACAGGGGGCATATATCTCATAAGCGAACTACCACTTGAGGAGTATGTGGAGGGTGTTGTCATTTCAGAGCTATCAGAGGACTGGGAGACAGAGGCTATAAAGGCACAGGCAGTCATTGCCCGAACCTATGCCCTTTATCAGAAATCCATAAACCAAAACAAAAAATTCCACCTGACATCATCTGTCCAGCATCAGCTCTTCAGTGGTAATAACTCAGACACAAGGGTTTCCTTCATAGTGAAAGGCACCGAAGGAGAGGTACTTACATTTAATGGAAAACTCATCGAGGCGTTTTATCATTCCACATGCGGCGGAAAAACCGAAAACTCAGAGGAGGTATTTAACAAAGAACGTCCTTATCTTAAGTCCGTAAAATCAGAATGCAAGCTCTCTCCTTATCAGATATGGAATAGAAAAATACCTTTCTCGGAGATAGAGGATGCCCTCGGCATTAAGGGTATAAGCGATATTCAGATAAGGTCGTTTACATCCTCTGGAAGGGTCAAGGAACTTGCCATCATAACCAATTCAAACTCAGTCGTTCCTGCAACCGAGTTCAGAAAAAAACTTGGCTGGAAAAAGATTCCAAGCACAGACTTTACCCTTAAAGTAGATGGGGATCTGCTGATATTAGATGGCAGGGGCTATGGTCATGGCGTTGGTCTTTGCCAGTGGGGAGCAAGGGAGATGGCAAGAAAAGGCAAGACATATAAAGAGATACTTTCCTTTTACTATCCCGGCACAACCATAGAGCTTTATGAATACAGCGGATTTTAG